One segment of Trachemys scripta elegans isolate TJP31775 chromosome 1, CAS_Tse_1.0, whole genome shotgun sequence DNA contains the following:
- the LOC117880920 gene encoding general transcription factor IIF subunit 2-like — protein sequence MQLPLCVRAPRARSASPARARAAMSEKGELDLTGAKQNTGMWLVKVPKYLSQQWTKASGRGEVGKLRIAKNQGRTEVSFTLNEDLASINDIGGKPASVSAPREHPFLLQSVGGQTLTVFTESSAESQPEEKSENSNAEKS from the exons ATGCAGTTGCCATTGTGTGTGCGGGCGCCTCGAGCTCGTTCCGCGTCCCCCGCCCGGGCCCGGGCCGCCATGAGTGAGAAGGGGGAGCTGGACCTGACCGGGGCCAAGCAGAACACGGGCATGTGGCTGGTGAAG GTCCCCAAGTACTTGTCACAACAATGGACTAAAGCTTCAGGAAGGGGTGAAGTAGGGAAGCTGAGGATTGCCAA aaaTCAAGGAAGAACAGAA GTATCATTTACTTTGAATGAAGATCTTGCAAGTATCAATGATATTGGAGGAAAACCTGCTTCAGTCAGTGCACCCAGAGAACATCCATTTCTTTTGCAAAGTGTGGGAGGACAGACGTTAACAGTGTTTACAGAAAGCTCTGCAG aaagccAGCCAGAAGAAAAATCTGAGAACAGCAATGCTG AAAAGTCATGA